Proteins from a single region of Novosphingobium sp. CECT 9465:
- a CDS encoding YMGG-like glycine zipper-containing protein, translated as MRKMIIATLIMGSAVTLGGCARNYTGEGAALGAAVGAGIGAATGGDIATGAAIGGAVGAAGGSQIRKRDDRCYRVDRNGREYEVRC; from the coding sequence ATGCGCAAGATGATCATTGCCACGCTTATCATGGGTTCCGCCGTCACGCTGGGCGGCTGCGCGCGCAATTATACCGGCGAAGGCGCTGCGCTCGGCGCGGCTGTTGGCGCGGGCATCGGTGCTGCTACCGGTGGTGATATTGCGACAGGTGCCGCCATTGGCGGCGCGGTCGGTGCAGCGGGCGGGTCCCAGATCCGCAAGCGCGATGATCGCTGCTATCGCGTGGATCGCAACGGGCGGGAATACGAAGTGCGTTGCTGA